A stretch of the Geovibrio thiophilus genome encodes the following:
- a CDS encoding methyl-accepting chemotaxis protein produces MKISFRMKILLPVTVSVIIAFLFTGIASYRAVNRETVIIAQNDVRNMTYRYGHLIKSSVEQALSTSLTLSASAGALSENGGAIPRKKIADMLKKAVEDNPGLFDAWIVWEPDMFDGKDAEFDGTNTAGTGENGQFAPFAVRLGGAVRLAAAGGMYESDWSSDWYQKPFQTGKPHIGEPITRDIGDEVVTTVSIGVPFTVNGKTAGVAGVDISVALFDGLLSGVNVYDSGYTFMLSKNYTVLVHPVGELVGTRARLADTISPYLDNGDEYFVETVSSQTGKTSYTLYSPIEINGTDYSYFIGLSVPIDEIMKAVQVIEITIAVAAVIAVIVIIAVILLIVGFLVRQLGGEPHEVVETVHRIAGGDFTTDIKTAVNDTSSLTYAIKEMVAGLSGMINNVTEAADRLREASINLSAGAQQLSSGMTEQTERSGLITIASNEMSSTTGDIAKNLTEITSFAQQTTEKAVNGDKVVSTSLKAVEKIKDTVDQSAVLVHSLGEKSQEIKDIVNVISDIADQTNLLALNAAIEAARAGEAGRGFAVVADEVRKLAERTQKATTEISNLVQGTQTEMNNVIVSMEGVTSQVHQGVESSRLIGAVLKEIQEGVAMLQSMVENISSATQEMASTSSQIQQDISSISSVSNEVKTTSDHLAESASGLEHISDSLRKLMRRFRLKA; encoded by the coding sequence GGGAATAGCCTCCTACAGGGCTGTCAACAGGGAAACGGTCATAATCGCGCAGAACGATGTGCGTAATATGACATACAGATACGGTCATCTGATCAAAAGCAGCGTGGAGCAGGCTCTCAGCACATCGCTTACTCTTTCCGCTTCCGCCGGAGCCTTATCTGAGAACGGCGGCGCCATACCCCGCAAAAAGATTGCCGACATGCTGAAAAAAGCGGTCGAGGATAACCCCGGTCTGTTTGACGCATGGATAGTCTGGGAACCGGATATGTTTGACGGAAAAGACGCTGAGTTTGACGGTACAAACACCGCAGGCACAGGGGAAAACGGGCAGTTTGCTCCTTTCGCCGTGCGCCTCGGCGGTGCAGTCAGGCTTGCGGCAGCAGGCGGTATGTACGAGTCCGACTGGTCATCGGACTGGTATCAGAAACCGTTTCAAACAGGAAAACCACACATAGGCGAGCCGATCACCCGTGATATTGGTGATGAAGTTGTCACAACTGTATCAATAGGTGTTCCCTTCACGGTAAACGGGAAAACAGCCGGAGTAGCCGGAGTGGACATATCCGTCGCGCTGTTTGACGGGCTGCTTTCAGGCGTAAATGTATATGATTCCGGATACACATTCATGCTCTCCAAAAACTACACAGTTCTTGTTCACCCCGTCGGTGAGCTTGTGGGCACAAGAGCCCGCCTTGCCGACACCATAAGCCCGTATCTGGACAACGGCGATGAATACTTCGTGGAGACTGTCTCCTCCCAAACCGGCAAAACCTCGTACACCCTCTACTCTCCCATTGAGATAAACGGAACGGACTACAGCTATTTCATAGGCTTAAGCGTTCCGATAGATGAAATAATGAAAGCCGTCCAAGTGATTGAGATTACAATAGCCGTTGCGGCTGTAATTGCGGTGATTGTCATCATTGCCGTTATACTCCTCATTGTCGGTTTTCTGGTGCGTCAGCTCGGCGGGGAACCGCATGAGGTTGTGGAAACAGTCCACCGCATAGCGGGCGGAGACTTCACAACTGATATTAAAACCGCGGTAAACGACACCTCAAGCCTCACGTACGCTATCAAGGAGATGGTAGCTGGCTTAAGCGGGATGATAAATAACGTAACGGAAGCGGCTGACAGACTGCGGGAAGCCAGCATAAACCTCTCGGCAGGAGCTCAGCAGCTTTCCAGCGGCATGACGGAGCAGACTGAACGCTCGGGGCTTATCACCATCGCCTCAAACGAAATGAGCTCAACAACGGGCGACATAGCGAAAAACCTCACGGAGATAACATCCTTCGCCCAGCAGACAACGGAAAAAGCCGTCAACGGAGACAAGGTTGTCAGTACCTCCCTGAAAGCTGTGGAAAAGATAAAGGATACAGTTGATCAGTCCGCTGTGCTTGTGCACTCCCTCGGCGAAAAATCACAGGAAATCAAGGATATTGTCAACGTAATCAGCGATATAGCCGACCAGACAAACCTCCTTGCCCTCAACGCCGCCATAGAAGCCGCCAGAGCGGGCGAAGCGGGCAGAGGCTTTGCGGTGGTGGCGGATGAGGTACGCAAGCTCGCCGAACGCACTCAGAAGGCAACCACCGAGATCTCAAACCTTGTTCAGGGAACTCAGACAGAAATGAACAACGTTATTGTGTCCATGGAAGGGGTTACATCGCAGGTGCATCAGGGAGTGGAATCCTCCCGTCTCATAGGCGCTGTTCTGAAGGAAATTCAGGAGGGTGTCGCCATGCTCCAGTCCATGGTGGAGAATATTTCCAGCGCCACGCAGGAGATGGCATCCACCAGCTCGCAGATTCAGCAGGACATAAGCTCCATCTCCTCCGTTTCCAATGAGGTTAAAACCACCTCCGACCATCTGGCGGAAAGCGCCTCCGGTCTGGAGCACATCTCAGACAGTCTCAGAAAGCTGATGAGACGGTTCAGATTAAAGGCATAA